One window of Helicobacter winghamensis ATCC BAA-430 genomic DNA carries:
- a CDS encoding phosphoenolpyruvate carboxylase → MDKLQEIKFIFALMCEQLDAVAPQILPLFLALKEGKEIDLNTLSAIEISNLIKAFTLYHLLLNIIDERHRLSQVKNGAILTTITELKAQKYDNADIQSVLKKIRFYPVFTAHPTESLRRTFLESYHEMSDDLEAWFKFSDTQAKEHLKYRLNLLWNSHIVRSEKIEVLFELDNLLYFMESSILRSGASVLKEVQEALAELGDKEVLKKSPIRLGSWIGGDRDGNPYVTNAVMLEVMKRQHQTIIHQYLKHIDKLSRELSIAQEFVAPSQALLESLETEKEHLDSMAKKLFLQEPFRAKLTCMRQKLENRILALNLPQSALNENKLYMYANAKEFIKDIDMMIESLDERSSIYLKELKNLAILAGFHLMQLDFRQHRDVFWNALAEIFSHLGYVQGDLLLLPQSERTKILNTALDAPLLDLNTLYGKLSTQTQETILAFVNFKWAKDRISDNIIDSCIISMCQSANDLLCVLWFAKQSGLWRKGKKTRISISPLFETIGDLESAPAILRELCANPHYAEYLQSRKNYQEIMIGYSDSSKDGGIFASNYSLKQAIGNLIALEDELKIKFRLFHGRGGSVSRGGGALEDALLSSPTNSVAGFLKTTEQGEVISEKYLNPKKAESNFESALATLLKKSVYDKFKMKFEQGGVDFEPILQIISTESYKAYRKLVYETQGFIEYFKSATPIYFIQQLNIGSRPSKRKDTQNVEDLRAIPWVFAWTQNRAIIPAWYGLGSGLEAAFKECGEKEFLRQCYQGNLFFKTTIDNISQAFLKVDLDIAKRYNAFVENVELREKIWQMIEEEYHRTLEWLLYVRNEEHLLASEKLIQESILLRKPFLTSLSFFQLHLMRAYKEAHYAEQKERIAKQIVTTIVGIAQGIRNTG, encoded by the coding sequence ATGGATAAATTGCAGGAAATTAAGTTTATTTTTGCGTTAATGTGTGAGCAATTAGACGCGGTTGCACCACAGATTCTACCCTTATTTTTGGCATTAAAAGAAGGTAAAGAAATAGATTTAAACACTCTTAGCGCAATAGAGATTTCAAATCTTATTAAAGCTTTCACGCTTTATCATTTGCTTTTAAATATTATTGATGAAAGGCATCGTTTAAGTCAAGTAAAAAATGGGGCAATTTTAACCACAATTACAGAGCTTAAAGCCCAAAAATACGATAATGCAGATATTCAATCTGTATTGAAAAAAATCCGATTCTATCCTGTCTTTACCGCTCACCCCACAGAATCTTTGCGGAGAACTTTTTTAGAGAGTTACCACGAAATGAGTGATGATTTAGAAGCGTGGTTTAAATTTAGCGATACACAGGCAAAAGAACATTTAAAATACCGCTTAAATTTGCTGTGGAATAGCCATATTGTCAGAAGTGAAAAGATTGAAGTGCTTTTTGAGTTAGATAATCTGCTGTATTTTATGGAAAGCTCCATTTTAAGAAGTGGTGCTAGCGTGCTAAAAGAAGTGCAAGAGGCATTAGCAGAATTAGGTGATAAAGAAGTGTTAAAAAAATCTCCCATTCGGCTTGGAAGCTGGATTGGAGGGGATAGAGATGGAAATCCTTATGTAACAAATGCTGTAATGTTAGAAGTAATGAAACGCCAGCATCAAACAATTATTCACCAGTATTTAAAACATATTGATAAATTAAGTCGCGAGCTATCCATTGCGCAAGAATTTGTTGCGCCTTCACAGGCGCTTTTGGAGAGCTTAGAGACAGAAAAAGAACATTTAGATTCTATGGCAAAAAAACTTTTCTTACAAGAGCCATTTCGTGCAAAGCTCACTTGTATGCGACAAAAACTTGAAAACAGAATCCTAGCACTAAACTTGCCCCAAAGTGCTTTAAATGAAAATAAGCTTTATATGTATGCTAATGCAAAGGAGTTTATAAAAGATATTGATATGATGATAGAATCTCTTGATGAGCGCAGCAGTATTTATCTAAAAGAGTTAAAAAACTTGGCAATTTTAGCAGGATTCCATTTAATGCAATTAGATTTTCGTCAGCATAGAGATGTGTTTTGGAATGCCTTAGCAGAGATTTTTTCGCATTTGGGTTATGTACAAGGGGATTTGTTGCTTTTACCGCAAAGTGAGCGCACAAAGATTTTAAACACTGCTCTTGATGCGCCATTGCTTGATTTAAACACGCTTTATGGGAAGTTAAGCACACAGACACAAGAAACAATTTTAGCCTTTGTAAATTTTAAATGGGCAAAGGATAGGATTAGTGATAATATTATTGATTCTTGCATTATTTCAATGTGCCAAAGTGCAAATGACTTGCTTTGTGTGCTTTGGTTTGCAAAACAAAGTGGATTGTGGCGCAAGGGCAAAAAAACGCGCATTTCTATTTCACCACTTTTTGAAACTATTGGAGATTTGGAATCTGCGCCAGCAATCTTGCGAGAGTTATGCGCAAATCCCCATTATGCAGAATATCTACAATCGCGCAAAAATTACCAAGAAATTATGATTGGTTATTCAGACTCTAGTAAAGATGGAGGGATTTTTGCTAGCAATTATTCACTAAAACAAGCTATTGGGAATTTGATTGCTTTAGAAGATGAGCTAAAAATTAAGTTTAGACTATTTCACGGAAGAGGTGGAAGTGTGAGTCGTGGAGGTGGTGCATTAGAAGACGCGCTGCTTTCATCGCCAACAAATAGTGTTGCTGGTTTTTTAAAAACTACAGAACAAGGGGAAGTGATTAGCGAGAAATATTTAAATCCTAAAAAGGCGGAATCTAATTTTGAAAGTGCGCTTGCAACCTTGCTTAAAAAGTCTGTGTATGATAAGTTTAAGATGAAGTTTGAACAAGGTGGGGTTGATTTTGAGCCAATTTTACAGATAATTAGCACGGAATCTTATAAAGCCTATCGGAAATTAGTGTATGAAACACAAGGATTTATAGAGTATTTTAAAAGTGCCACGCCTATTTATTTTATCCAGCAATTAAACATAGGTTCGCGTCCTAGTAAGCGTAAGGATACACAAAATGTAGAGGATTTGCGCGCGATTCCTTGGGTATTTGCTTGGACGCAAAATAGGGCAATTATCCCTGCTTGGTATGGTTTGGGAAGTGGCTTAGAAGCAGCATTTAAAGAATGTGGAGAGAAGGAGTTTTTAAGACAATGCTATCAAGGAAATTTGTTTTTTAAAACCACGATTGATAATATCTCGCAAGCATTTTTGAAAGTGGATTTAGATATTGCAAAGCGTTACAATGCTTTTGTAGAGAATGTAGAATTAAGAGAAAAAATTTGGCAGATGATTGAAGAAGAATATCATCGCACGCTAGAGTGGTTGTTATATGTGCGCAACGAAGAGCATTTGCTGGCAAGCGAGAAGCTTATCCAAGAATCCATTTTGTTAAGAAAGCCATTTTTAACAAGTCTTAGTTTCTTTCAATTACATTTAATGCGTGCTTATAAAGAAGCGCATTATGCTGAACAAAAGGAACGCATTGCTAAACAGATTGTTACAACCATTGTTGGAATTGCACAGGGGATTAGAAATACGGGGTGA
- a CDS encoding c-type cytochrome codes for MQRIILTLQQEKQIKQNKSLSYQIQQALQQNKQSKQQIKQVKQINKQNKKTSYEVFKTTLTSFLGLCLLGSLNLAQAKDNFNPSKEYKQNCSICHGANGLKAPPGGRETQLIGAMLKDYVYQRLIDYASDKGGTPGNNFIMFAVMDEYQYTKEEIKQLAEYITDLGHKEME; via the coding sequence ATGCAAAGAATAATACTAACTTTACAACAAGAGAAACAAATAAAACAAAACAAAAGTCTAAGCTATCAAATACAGCAGGCTTTACAACAAAATAAACAAAGCAAACAACAAATAAAACAAGTTAAACAAATCAACAAACAAAACAAAAAGACTTCCTATGAAGTCTTTAAAACAACACTAACTTCTTTTTTAGGATTATGTTTATTAGGAAGTTTAAATCTTGCACAAGCAAAAGACAATTTTAATCCTAGTAAAGAATATAAACAAAATTGTTCTATCTGTCATGGAGCAAATGGATTAAAAGCTCCACCTGGAGGTAGAGAAACACAACTTATTGGTGCAATGCTAAAAGATTATGTGTATCAAAGACTTATTGATTATGCAAGTGATAAAGGAGGAACACCGGGAAATAACTTTATTATGTTTGCAGTAATGGATGAATACCAATACACTAAAGAAGAAATCAAACAACTAGCAGAGTATATTACAGATTTAGGGCATAAGGAGATGGAGTAG
- a CDS encoding aspartate aminotransferase family protein, whose translation MNAQTLKQMDLDYVLHTYARNYVHFVRGSGARLFDEMGKDYIDFGSGIAVCSVGHGNKRLADALYKQAQNLIHTSNLYLIEPQAKLAKKLVELSGYDMRVFFANSGAEANEGALKIARKFGEVNGELKRYQIITLDSSFHGRTISTLKATGQDKMHNYFGPFPDGFVYAKDLNDIPNKISNVTCAVLLELVQGEGGITPFNKQEVQDLAKLLKEKNILLMVDEVQTGIYRSGELFASQAYGITPDVITTAKGLAGGVPIGAVLTSLKDIFSPSDHGSTFGGNFLSTAAALEVLEILSALKASGELDKTIAYFSKKLQDLQKNHSAIFTQEVGLGLMRGLRVRDAETLSAFLESSFNNGVLVLKSGKNTARFLPSLTITKEEIDLGFERLEFTLKDIY comes from the coding sequence ATGAATGCACAAACCCTAAAACAAATGGATTTAGATTATGTTCTACACACTTATGCACGCAATTATGTGCATTTTGTGCGTGGAAGTGGCGCGCGTTTATTTGATGAAATGGGTAAGGATTATATTGACTTTGGCTCTGGGATTGCTGTGTGCAGTGTGGGACACGGCAATAAACGCCTAGCAGACGCGCTTTATAAACAAGCACAAAACCTAATTCACACTTCTAATCTCTATCTTATAGAACCACAAGCAAAACTTGCAAAAAAGCTTGTGGAATTAAGCGGATATGATATGCGCGTATTTTTTGCAAACTCTGGTGCAGAAGCCAATGAAGGAGCATTAAAGATTGCTAGAAAGTTTGGCGAAGTCAATGGCGAGCTAAAACGCTATCAAATCATCACTTTAGATTCTTCTTTTCACGGACGCACCATTAGCACACTAAAAGCCACTGGGCAAGATAAAATGCACAATTACTTTGGTCCTTTTCCTGATGGCTTTGTATATGCAAAAGATTTAAACGATATTCCAAACAAAATTAGCAATGTAACTTGTGCTGTGCTTTTAGAGCTTGTTCAAGGCGAAGGGGGAATCACACCTTTTAACAAGCAAGAAGTGCAAGATTTAGCAAAACTTTTAAAAGAAAAAAACATTCTCTTAATGGTTGATGAAGTGCAAACTGGGATTTACAGAAGCGGAGAGCTTTTTGCCTCCCAAGCATATGGAATCACACCTGATGTTATTACCACAGCAAAAGGGCTTGCAGGGGGCGTTCCAATCGGTGCAGTGCTAACAAGCCTAAAGGATATTTTCTCACCAAGTGATCACGGAAGCACTTTTGGCGGAAACTTCCTATCCACTGCTGCTGCCTTAGAAGTGCTAGAGATTTTAAGCGCGCTTAAGGCAAGTGGAGAGCTTGATAAAACAATCGCGTATTTTTCAAAAAAACTCCAAGATTTACAAAAAAACCATAGCGCGATTTTCACACAAGAAGTTGGCTTAGGGCTTATGCGTGGGCTTAGAGTAAGAGATGCAGAAACTTTAAGTGCATTTTTGGAATCTAGTTTTAACAATGGAGTTTTAGTGTTAAAAAGCGGCAAAAACACAGCACGCTTTTTACCAAGCCTTACTATCACAAAAGAAGAAATTGATTTAGGTTTTGAACGCTTAGAATTCACTTTAAAAGATATTTATTAA
- a CDS encoding autotransporter outer membrane beta-barrel domain-containing protein: MEKTLNNHSNMIDIPAGGGAFKRYLNPFTSKAIYYSVLATSLSTFIFHSPAYAESLEIDNNFTPSNKYENKNFDKVDFQNKELKEKSVTINFAGNNTIKELTSAVLFENLKAQFGVDVSGNNYENTREKWLKYFEDNGYANKAEDFFNDIPKLSIKGDNGSTINIDSINNKGSMSIKADTLNVAGDIKTSNGYLDIYFNKGTLGAKGHTIGFEKTDLVIDSIYAREHLSITTNGGTIASDISDENAPSRIQISVNNGGEISGNIWAKDSNAGVADAVLGIYGDMDYHDNYILNLHQTALGITGPAIYLNYNSKMTGDLSVGKSKYATLSMERKSLMTGKITLEESDERGGGGRIYLALGDSEITSDIKVGKNSKAEIDARESSIVSGEITAKGEGASIEISSYKHYYTTSPVTTSRVAGQITASDKAYIRIHGHKENSLAIEKGIINNGGTIEIVNFDDKWLLQNINGINFKKAYENSGYHFKNTNGGTIAIDGWDFKTNGRVIIDTNGDNKNLENVAFGVFEYPSDPNALPGDSEECRLNPNLYGCKPILLLPDKMNRTITLFGDDKIFAKGSYVQYLVLTPEEEKDLKDGKISIYDKDGRHNVAGHFIEGGAGANGESNFATLLHEGKVIKLSVGGGDTIAPVVQADGLIGELKVNDDTPGSTIGSNQINALNTNMTQTFNTLKEISTKTFRTEHTNLSSYNTLKEQVAYALYNHSKNASKNNSLDNNPTNKNLSSNNLKNHTNNNLLSYNAKNSLNDNINLLDNTSNPGNTNIASNVSNINALTNPASNTSGNNTLSNVSNNTNLEAYATDEQITTYATYAQAGASDALLYDEINKGYTDLDLLRALDDIFIKQNKKESDLYTYAVPYYNYIKDKSLGLGTTKTNSYGLLAGGQLNSNYGVYGFYINLENSKRENNTTSTDTDSTSYLAGLTYYNAFHRFSNKELYVSLNTMLGTTKSDVSMIDSDSYKDDFDFDSLNYGAELRAGVNIYNVLTNSYWTPELGLIYTGMAVDSYEIKHTKLTEYYDKTTINLLEGVAGLRFHHAYNQTTRFNAALGAKFRLYDDAKSQMKIAGETLANPLFATRDIKLPDTSYYVQFGLVKLLGDNVELSLNYQGNFAKDIQGHTAFARIGYWW; encoded by the coding sequence ATGGAAAAAACATTGAATAATCATTCTAATATGATTGATATTCCTGCGGGGGGGGGGGCATTTAAGAGATATTTAAATCCATTTACTAGCAAGGCAATTTATTATAGTGTTCTTGCAACTTCACTTTCTACTTTTATTTTTCACTCACCAGCTTATGCGGAATCTCTTGAAATTGACAATAACTTTACTCCAAGTAATAAATATGAAAATAAAAATTTTGATAAAGTTGATTTTCAAAACAAAGAATTAAAAGAAAAAAGCGTTACAATTAATTTTGCAGGGAATAACACAATAAAAGAGCTTACTTCAGCAGTTTTGTTTGAAAATTTAAAGGCGCAATTTGGGGTTGATGTATCTGGCAATAACTATGAAAATACCCGAGAGAAATGGTTGAAATACTTTGAAGATAATGGTTATGCTAATAAGGCAGAAGATTTTTTTAATGATATTCCCAAACTCTCCATTAAAGGCGACAATGGTTCTACTATAAACATTGACTCAATCAATAATAAAGGCAGTATGTCTATTAAAGCTGATACATTAAATGTTGCAGGAGATATAAAAACAAGTAATGGTTATCTTGATATTTATTTTAACAAAGGGACATTAGGGGCAAAAGGGCATACGATAGGGTTTGAGAAAACGGATTTGGTGATTGATAGTATTTATGCTAGGGAACATTTATCAATCACTACAAATGGTGGAACGATTGCTTCAGATATAAGTGATGAAAATGCGCCTAGCAGAATCCAAATAAGTGTAAATAATGGGGGAGAAATCTCAGGTAATATATGGGCTAAAGATAGTAATGCTGGAGTAGCAGACGCAGTATTAGGAATTTATGGAGATATGGATTATCATGATAATTACATATTGAATTTGCACCAGACTGCTCTTGGCATAACTGGTCCTGCTATTTACTTAAATTATAATTCAAAAATGACTGGTGATTTAAGCGTGGGGAAAAGCAAGTATGCTACATTATCAATGGAAAGAAAATCATTGATGACTGGCAAGATAACCTTAGAGGAATCAGACGAGAGAGGTGGGGGAGGTAGAATCTATCTTGCATTAGGTGATTCTGAAATTACAAGTGATATTAAAGTTGGTAAGAACTCAAAAGCTGAGATTGACGCTAGAGAATCTTCAATAGTTTCTGGTGAGATTACAGCCAAAGGTGAAGGAGCTAGTATTGAAATTTCGAGCTATAAACATTATTATACTACTTCACCTGTAACGACTAGCCGCGTAGCTGGTCAAATTACTGCTAGTGATAAAGCATACATAAGAATACACGGACACAAAGAAAATTCTTTAGCAATTGAAAAAGGTATTATTAATAATGGGGGAACGATTGAGATAGTAAATTTTGATGATAAATGGTTATTGCAAAACATAAATGGTATTAACTTTAAAAAAGCTTATGAGAATTCTGGCTATCACTTTAAAAACACCAATGGTGGAACAATAGCAATAGATGGTTGGGATTTTAAAACAAATGGAAGAGTTATTATAGACACAAATGGTGATAATAAAAATCTTGAAAATGTAGCATTTGGAGTGTTTGAATATCCCAGCGATCCTAATGCTCTTCCAGGAGATTCTGAAGAATGCAGACTTAATCCTAATCTATATGGATGCAAACCTATCTTACTGCTTCCTGATAAAATGAATAGAACAATCACCCTCTTTGGCGATGATAAAATCTTCGCTAAAGGCTCTTATGTCCAATACCTTGTTTTAACCCCTGAAGAAGAAAAGGATCTTAAAGATGGAAAAATCAGTATCTATGATAAAGACGGCAGACATAATGTAGCAGGACATTTTATTGAAGGGGGAGCAGGAGCTAATGGAGAAAGTAACTTTGCAACCTTACTCCATGAAGGAAAAGTCATTAAACTTAGTGTTGGTGGTGGAGATACTATTGCACCTGTTGTTCAAGCAGATGGTTTAATTGGTGAATTAAAAGTTAATGATGATACTCCCGGCTCCACTATTGGTTCTAATCAAATTAATGCACTAAATACTAATATGACACAAACCTTTAACACCCTTAAAGAAATCTCTACTAAAACTTTTAGAACAGAGCATACTAATCTCTCAAGCTATAATACTCTAAAAGAACAAGTAGCTTATGCTCTTTATAATCATTCTAAAAATGCTTCAAAGAATAATTCTTTAGATAACAATCCTACAAACAAGAATCTTTCTAGTAATAATTTAAAAAATCATACCAATAATAATCTCTTGAGTTATAATGCAAAGAATTCTTTAAATGATAATATAAATCTATTGGATAATACTAGTAACCCAGGTAATACAAATATTGCTAGTAATGTAAGTAATATAAATGCTTTGACAAATCCTGCAAGCAACACTTCAGGGAATAACACTTTAAGCAATGTTTCAAATAACACTAACTTAGAAGCTTATGCCACAGATGAACAAATTACTACTTATGCTACTTATGCACAAGCTGGTGCATCTGATGCTTTACTCTATGATGAAATCAATAAAGGCTATACAGATTTAGATCTCTTAAGAGCCTTAGATGATATTTTTATTAAGCAAAATAAAAAAGAAAGTGATCTTTATACTTATGCAGTGCCTTATTATAATTACATTAAAGATAAATCTTTAGGATTAGGCACCACAAAAACAAATAGTTATGGATTGCTAGCTGGAGGACAATTAAATTCTAATTATGGAGTTTATGGCTTTTATATTAATTTAGAAAACTCTAAGAGAGAAAACAACACAACAAGCACAGATACAGATAGCACAAGTTATTTAGCAGGATTAACTTATTACAATGCCTTCCATAGATTTTCTAATAAAGAACTCTATGTTAGTCTTAATACAATGCTAGGAACTACAAAGAGTGATGTCTCTATGATAGATAGTGATTCTTATAAAGATGATTTTGACTTTGATTCATTAAATTATGGAGCAGAACTAAGAGCTGGAGTTAATATTTATAATGTCTTAACTAATAGTTATTGGACACCAGAGTTAGGTTTAATCTATACAGGAATGGCAGTAGATTCTTATGAGATTAAACATACAAAGCTTACAGAATATTATGATAAAACAACAATTAATCTCTTAGAAGGGGTTGCAGGATTAAGATTCCATCACGCTTATAATCAAACTACACGCTTTAATGCAGCACTAGGAGCTAAGTTTAGACTCTATGATGATGCAAAAAGTCAAATGAAAATTGCAGGAGAGACATTAGCAAATCCTTTGTTTGCTACAAGAGATATTAAACTTCCAGATACTTCTTATTATGTGCAATTTGGTCTTGTTAAACTTCTAGGAGATAATGTAGAGTTAAGTCTAAACTATCAAGGAAACTTTGCAAAAGATATTCAAGGACATACTGCCTTTGCTAGAATTGGATATTGGTGGTAA
- a CDS encoding tetraacyldisaccharide 4'-kinase — protein sequence MRKIERYFYAPSGAQKLLAFVLLPFSFIYCVIATLKRKFARFKDFEIPIISVGNLVLGGSGKSPFIIEVAKDYADVCVVLRGYGRKAKGLKIVSLKGVIQESVENAGDEAIMLAKALPNASVIVSEKREIGIQKAKEIGAKIVFLDDGFRFNFKKLNILLQPKLEPYFSFCIPSGGYREHKSAYKQADIVAKEGVDYERKVELINGTPRMLLLTAIANPARLDEYLPNVVGKITLKDHSFFNKESILKTYEELGATSLLVTQKDAPKLEDFGVPLSLLQLRLKVNPIIIKHIKDYIARFKKF from the coding sequence ATGCGTAAAATTGAGCGATATTTCTATGCTCCAAGTGGAGCGCAAAAGCTTCTAGCTTTTGTGTTATTGCCTTTTAGTTTTATCTATTGTGTTATTGCAACGCTAAAGCGCAAATTTGCGCGTTTTAAAGATTTTGAGATTCCTATTATTAGTGTGGGAAATTTGGTATTAGGAGGCAGTGGAAAATCGCCTTTTATCATAGAAGTTGCTAAAGATTATGCCGATGTATGCGTGGTTTTGCGTGGATATGGGCGCAAGGCTAAGGGATTAAAAATTGTGAGCTTAAAGGGGGTGATACAAGAGAGCGTAGAAAATGCAGGTGATGAAGCAATAATGCTAGCAAAAGCTCTGCCAAATGCAAGTGTGATTGTGAGTGAAAAGCGTGAAATTGGAATCCAAAAAGCTAAAGAAATAGGGGCTAAAATCGTGTTTTTAGATGACGGATTCCGCTTTAATTTTAAGAAATTAAATATCCTTTTGCAGCCCAAATTAGAGCCATATTTTAGCTTTTGTATTCCAAGTGGTGGATATAGAGAACACAAAAGCGCATATAAGCAAGCTGATATTGTGGCAAAAGAAGGTGTAGATTATGAAAGAAAAGTGGAGCTAATTAATGGCACGCCCAGAATGCTTTTGCTAACAGCTATTGCAAATCCTGCGCGTTTAGATGAATATTTGCCAAATGTTGTAGGGAAAATCACGCTAAAAGATCATTCTTTTTTTAATAAGGAAAGTATTTTAAAGACTTATGAAGAGCTTGGTGCAACTTCCTTACTCGTTACACAAAAAGATGCGCCAAAGCTGGAAGATTTTGGTGTGCCTTTATCGCTTTTGCAACTGCGTTTAAAGGTAAATCCTATAATTATAAAGCACATTAAAGATTATATTGCAAGATTTAAGAAATTTTAA